A single genomic interval of Litoreibacter ponti harbors:
- the map gene encoding type I methionyl aminopeptidase: protein MDETTHKGRITKQGIRIYEEADFEGMAKAGALAAQILDEIADLIEPGVTTETLDDAITKMVDDAGAKSATIGYKGYQHASCISVNHVVCHGIPGSKTLKDGDILNIDVTVIVDGWFGDTSRMYVAGKPSRKAERLIQVTHDALFKGIEAVKPGNTFGDIGYAIQKFVEAHRMSVVRDFCGHGLGRVFHAPPNVLHYGRPGTGAVLEEGMFFTIEPMVNLGRPETKVLADDWTAVTRDKSLSAQFEHSIGVTAEGCRIFTLSPAGRFHPTK from the coding sequence GTGGACGAGACCACCCATAAGGGCCGCATCACCAAGCAAGGGATCCGCATCTATGAGGAAGCGGACTTCGAAGGCATGGCTAAAGCCGGGGCTCTGGCGGCGCAAATCCTTGATGAGATCGCCGACCTGATCGAGCCGGGTGTCACGACCGAAACCCTCGACGATGCGATCACGAAGATGGTCGACGACGCCGGCGCCAAGTCGGCCACGATCGGCTACAAGGGCTATCAGCATGCGTCCTGTATCTCAGTCAACCATGTCGTGTGTCACGGGATCCCGGGGTCCAAGACGCTCAAGGACGGGGACATCCTGAACATCGACGTGACCGTGATCGTCGATGGGTGGTTTGGGGATACGAGCCGCATGTATGTGGCGGGAAAGCCCTCGCGCAAGGCAGAGCGGCTGATCCAAGTGACCCATGACGCGCTGTTCAAAGGGATCGAGGCGGTGAAGCCGGGCAACACATTCGGTGACATTGGCTACGCAATTCAGAAATTCGTCGAGGCACATCGCATGTCTGTGGTGCGTGATTTTTGTGGGCATGGGCTTGGCCGCGTCTTCCACGCGCCGCCCAACGTTTTGCACTACGGGCGTCCGGGGACTGGCGCCGTGCTTGAAGAGGGCATGTTCTTCACGATCGAGCCGATGGTTAATCTCGGCCGTCCAGAGACGAAGGTTCTGGCAGATGACTGGACCGCAGTCACCCGCGACAAGTCCCTGTCCGCTCAGTTCGAGCATTCCATCGGGGTGACAGCGGAGGGCTGCCGGATCTTTACCCTATCGCCCGCGGGCCGGTTTCACCCGACGAAGTAG
- the secA gene encoding preprotein translocase subunit SecA — protein MLGLGTITKKVFGTPNDRKVKAVRPLVAKINDLEPEFEALSDDEIKTRTEQMAMRAQKGESLDALLPEAFANVREAAKRALGLRAFDTQVMGGIFLHQGNIAEMKTGEGKTLVATFPAYLNALSGKGVHIVTVNDYLAKRDAEWMGKVYSALGLTTGVIYPQQPDDEKKAAYAADVTYATNNELGFDYLRDNMRASLAEMAQRGHNYAIVDEVDSILIDEARTPLIISGPSEDRSELYVTIDKLIPEITDEHFKLDEKTRVVTITDEGNDFIEKRLREMELLPEEQSLYDPESTTLVHHVTEALKAHKAFTKDKDYMVRDNQVVLVDEFTGRMMAGRRLSGGLHQAIEAKEGCAIQPENVTLASVTFQNYFRLYNKLAGMTGTAATEAEEFQEIYGLGVVEMPTNKPIARIDEHDAIYRTAKEKYDAITEEIKKANATGQPVLVGTTSIEKSEFLSSLLEKAGVPHNVLNARQHEREAEIVANAGTLGAVTIATNMAGRGTDIKLGGNIEMQIMAAVDADPDGDPEEIRARIEAEHAKAEAEVKDAGGLFVLATERHESRRIDNQLRGRSGRQGDPGRSSFFLSLEDDLMRIFGSERLDKMLSTLGMKEGEAIAHPWVNKSLEKAQAKVEGRNFDIRKQLLKFDDVMNDQRKAIFSQRMEIMEAEEVGEIAQDMRHQVIDDLVDQYIPPKSYADQWDTQGLYVAVMEKIGIDVPVIDWAEEEGVDDGDLRERLYDASDEFMAKKAVDFGPEQMRNIEKQVLLQTIDGKWRDHLLKLEHLRSVVGFRGYAQRDPLNEYKTESFQLFEGMLDSLRLDVTEKLSKVRPLSEEEQKQLLAQFMAQQQAAQQTEAPAPAPAEEPAALEGFDENDRSTWGNPGRNAPCPCGSGKKFKHCHGELV, from the coding sequence ATGCTGGGTTTGGGAACCATTACAAAGAAGGTGTTCGGGACGCCGAACGACCGCAAAGTAAAGGCCGTCCGCCCGCTGGTCGCCAAGATCAACGACCTGGAGCCTGAATTCGAGGCCCTGTCCGACGACGAGATCAAGACCCGCACCGAACAGATGGCGATGCGCGCCCAGAAAGGCGAAAGCCTCGACGCGCTGCTGCCCGAAGCCTTCGCCAATGTGCGCGAAGCCGCCAAACGCGCGCTTGGCCTGCGCGCCTTCGACACCCAGGTGATGGGCGGGATTTTCTTGCACCAAGGCAACATCGCTGAGATGAAGACCGGTGAGGGCAAAACGCTCGTGGCGACTTTCCCGGCCTACCTGAACGCGCTGAGCGGCAAGGGCGTGCATATTGTCACCGTGAACGACTACCTCGCCAAGCGTGACGCGGAATGGATGGGCAAGGTCTACAGCGCGTTGGGCCTGACCACCGGGGTGATCTACCCGCAGCAGCCCGACGACGAGAAGAAGGCGGCCTACGCCGCCGATGTGACTTACGCTACGAACAACGAACTGGGCTTCGACTACCTGCGCGACAACATGCGCGCGTCGCTGGCCGAGATGGCCCAGCGCGGGCACAACTACGCGATTGTCGACGAGGTGGATTCGATCCTGATCGACGAGGCCCGGACGCCGCTGATCATCTCTGGACCGTCCGAGGACCGCTCGGAACTGTATGTCACCATCGACAAACTGATCCCTGAAATCACCGACGAGCACTTCAAGCTCGACGAAAAAACCCGGGTGGTCACGATCACCGACGAGGGCAACGACTTCATCGAGAAGCGCCTGCGCGAGATGGAGCTGCTGCCCGAAGAGCAGTCGCTCTATGACCCCGAAAGCACCACGCTTGTCCACCATGTCACCGAAGCCCTGAAGGCCCACAAAGCTTTCACCAAGGACAAGGACTACATGGTGCGCGACAATCAGGTCGTGCTTGTGGACGAGTTCACCGGCCGCATGATGGCCGGGCGTCGCCTGTCCGGCGGGCTGCACCAGGCAATCGAGGCCAAGGAAGGCTGCGCGATCCAGCCGGAAAATGTCACACTCGCCTCGGTGACGTTCCAGAACTACTTCCGGCTTTACAACAAACTGGCCGGTATGACGGGTACCGCCGCGACAGAGGCCGAGGAATTTCAGGAAATCTATGGCCTTGGTGTGGTCGAAATGCCGACCAACAAACCCATCGCCCGGATCGACGAGCACGACGCGATCTACCGCACGGCCAAGGAAAAATACGACGCGATCACCGAAGAGATCAAAAAGGCCAACGCGACAGGCCAGCCGGTTCTCGTCGGCACGACCTCTATTGAGAAATCCGAGTTTCTGTCTTCGCTGCTCGAAAAGGCCGGTGTGCCGCATAACGTCCTGAACGCGCGCCAGCACGAGCGCGAGGCAGAGATCGTCGCGAATGCGGGCACCCTCGGCGCCGTGACCATCGCCACCAACATGGCGGGCCGCGGCACCGACATTAAACTTGGCGGCAATATCGAGATGCAGATCATGGCGGCAGTAGATGCCGATCCAGACGGCGATCCCGAGGAAATCCGCGCCCGCATCGAGGCCGAGCACGCCAAGGCGGAAGCCGAGGTCAAGGACGCGGGCGGTCTGTTCGTGCTCGCCACAGAACGCCACGAAAGCCGCCGCATCGACAACCAGCTGCGCGGCCGATCTGGCCGTCAGGGGGACCCGGGCCGGTCGAGCTTCTTCCTGTCGCTCGAGGACGATTTGATGCGTATCTTCGGGTCCGAGCGTCTGGACAAGATGCTGTCCACCTTGGGCATGAAAGAGGGCGAGGCCATCGCCCACCCTTGGGTGAACAAATCGCTGGAGAAAGCGCAAGCGAAGGTCGAAGGCCGCAACTTCGATATCCGCAAGCAGCTGCTGAAGTTCGATGACGTGATGAACGACCAGCGCAAGGCGATCTTCAGCCAGCGCATGGAAATCATGGAGGCCGAAGAGGTTGGCGAGATCGCGCAGGATATGCGCCATCAGGTGATCGACGATCTGGTTGATCAGTACATCCCGCCGAAATCCTACGCGGACCAGTGGGACACGCAGGGGCTCTATGTAGCCGTGATGGAAAAGATCGGCATCGACGTGCCAGTGATCGACTGGGCCGAGGAAGAAGGCGTCGATGACGGCGACCTCCGCGAGCGACTTTACGATGCCTCGGACGAGTTCATGGCCAAGAAGGCCGTCGATTTCGGACCCGAGCAGATGCGCAACATCGAAAAGCAGGTTCTTCTGCAAACCATCGACGGCAAGTGGCGCGATCACCTTCTGAAGCTGGAACATCTGCGTTCGGTCGTGGGATTCCGTGGCTACGCCCAGCGAGATCCGCTGAACGAATACAAGACCGAAAGCTTCCAGTTGTTCGAGGGTATGCTCGACAGTCTGCGTCTAGATGTGACCGAAAAGCTCTCGAAGGTGCGTCCGCTCAGCGAAGAAGAGCAAAAACAACTGCTTGCTCAATTCATGGCGCAGCAACAAGCCGCACAGCAGACCGAAGCGCCTGCGCCCGCGCCTGCCGAAGAGCCCGCGGCCCTCGAAGGGTTTGACGAGAATGACCGCTCGACCTGGGGCAATCCGGGCCGCAACGCGCCATGCCCGTGTGGATCTGGCAAGAAATTCAAACATTGTCACGGCGAGCTTGTCTAA
- a CDS encoding substrate-binding domain-containing protein — MHFFRRSLLAAILSCVAFATWADDVRLTSRDGTIVIEGTLLTYDGEFYRVETIYGPLTLDGQGVICDGPGCPDIDAFVADVRLSGTRRMADVLIPAMIRAFAMRQDYEVTREVTDDTLSTFVLRDAERVRARFTLRAGTTAEGYADLIAEEADIALVVREPRPGEVQMAKDAASGDLLKGRRARVVALDGIVAITAPGQSTRNISLEQMAAAASGTAARWSDIGGPDIPILRHLPAPQTGLAEAFEDRVLRPNRLEIVGEPATYASLEDLSDRVAGDSFAFGITTLSEVGNAVPMRVSGTCGFETNATLAALRAEDYPLTLPLMLYTPARRLPLIAREFLDFTQDPAADIVIRRAGFVDQAITTTRFDDQGDRLAHAISEAGEEVPLPELQRMVAALRDRDRLSTTFRFVGGTRLDVQSEENVLRLARALETGAFNERELLLVGFSDSEGPAGPNLALSRKRAQLVLGLIREQAEAADFSRIVLQTDAFGEALPMACDDTAWGRAINRRVEVWVK, encoded by the coding sequence TTGCACTTTTTCCGACGCAGTCTTCTCGCAGCGATCCTGTCCTGCGTGGCCTTTGCCACTTGGGCCGACGATGTACGCCTGACGTCCCGCGACGGGACCATCGTGATCGAGGGCACCTTGCTCACCTATGATGGCGAGTTCTACCGGGTTGAGACGATCTACGGCCCGTTGACCCTGGACGGGCAAGGCGTGATTTGCGATGGCCCCGGTTGCCCCGACATCGACGCCTTCGTGGCCGATGTGCGCTTGTCAGGCACCCGCCGGATGGCCGACGTCCTGATCCCCGCGATGATCCGCGCTTTTGCTATGCGACAAGACTACGAGGTGACCAGAGAGGTGACCGACGACACTTTGTCTACGTTCGTGCTGCGCGATGCGGAGCGTGTGCGCGCACGATTTACATTGCGCGCCGGGACGACCGCGGAAGGCTATGCCGACCTTATTGCCGAGGAAGCCGATATCGCGCTGGTCGTGCGGGAACCCCGGCCCGGCGAGGTGCAGATGGCGAAGGATGCCGCCTCTGGTGATTTGCTGAAAGGCCGGCGCGCACGGGTTGTGGCGCTCGATGGGATCGTCGCGATCACCGCACCGGGCCAATCGACCCGCAACATATCGCTCGAACAGATGGCCGCCGCCGCGTCCGGAACGGCCGCTCGCTGGTCGGATATCGGCGGGCCGGATATTCCGATCCTGCGCCACCTCCCTGCTCCGCAGACGGGACTGGCCGAGGCGTTTGAGGATCGGGTCCTGCGCCCGAACAGGCTCGAGATAGTTGGGGAGCCCGCCACCTATGCCTCGCTCGAAGATTTGTCCGATCGTGTCGCGGGGGACAGCTTTGCGTTCGGGATCACGACGCTCAGCGAGGTTGGGAATGCGGTTCCGATGCGGGTCTCCGGAACATGCGGCTTCGAGACGAACGCGACGCTTGCCGCGCTTCGGGCCGAGGACTATCCGCTGACGCTACCCTTGATGCTCTATACGCCCGCACGCCGCTTGCCGCTGATTGCGCGGGAGTTTCTTGATTTCACCCAAGACCCCGCCGCCGACATCGTCATCCGTCGGGCGGGCTTCGTCGATCAGGCAATCACAACAACCCGGTTTGACGATCAGGGCGACCGCTTGGCCCATGCTATCTCAGAGGCCGGGGAAGAGGTCCCTCTGCCAGAGCTCCAGCGCATGGTCGCCGCCCTGCGTGACCGTGACAGGCTGTCGACGACCTTTCGGTTTGTCGGCGGCACTCGGCTTGATGTTCAGTCAGAAGAAAATGTCCTGCGGCTGGCCCGGGCACTCGAAACGGGGGCCTTCAACGAGCGCGAACTACTTCTGGTTGGGTTCAGCGACAGCGAGGGTCCCGCCGGGCCAAACCTGGCCCTGTCGCGCAAGAGGGCGCAACTGGTCCTGGGCCTGATCCGCGAACAGGCGGAGGCTGCAGATTTCTCGCGCATTGTATTGCAAACCGACGCGTTTGGAGAGGCTTTGCCCATGGCCTGTGATGACACGGCATGGGGTCGTGCGATTAATCGACGGGTCGAAGTTTGGGTAAAATAG
- the radC gene encoding RadC family protein, whose product MEHRSANLSEAPLPGFHPHRLDIQRSAEAEQHGHRQRVRERFLQTGADATSDAELLEMILYRAIRRRETSSLARRLLTAFGDFNAVISAPRSQLAAIQGVGSAVIQELKIVEASAHAMSRAKVMHRDVLSSWDALLDYCRTKMAHMEREQFRVLFLDRRNRLMADEALQTGTVDHVPVYPREVVKRALELNACALILVHNHPSGYASPSEDDLTMTETVQRGAEALGLVLHDHLIIGHDGSYSLRANGQI is encoded by the coding sequence ATGGAACATAGATCTGCCAATCTGTCCGAGGCCCCCCTTCCGGGCTTTCATCCCCATCGCCTTGATATCCAACGCTCTGCAGAGGCAGAGCAGCACGGCCATCGACAGCGCGTTCGGGAACGGTTTCTGCAAACCGGTGCCGACGCGACGAGCGATGCCGAGCTGCTTGAGATGATCCTCTACCGTGCCATTCGCAGGCGCGAGACCAGCAGCCTTGCGCGCCGTCTGTTGACAGCGTTTGGCGACTTCAACGCGGTGATCTCTGCACCGCGCAGCCAGCTTGCCGCGATCCAGGGTGTCGGAAGCGCCGTCATTCAGGAACTGAAAATCGTAGAGGCATCGGCTCATGCCATGTCCCGCGCCAAGGTCATGCACCGCGATGTGTTGTCGTCCTGGGACGCGTTGCTGGACTATTGCCGCACCAAGATGGCCCATATGGAACGCGAGCAGTTCCGCGTCCTGTTCCTTGACCGGCGCAACAGGCTGATGGCCGATGAAGCCTTGCAGACCGGAACGGTGGATCATGTCCCGGTCTATCCGCGGGAAGTCGTGAAACGCGCGCTGGAGCTGAACGCCTGCGCCCTGATCCTCGTGCACAATCACCCATCCGGGTACGCAAGCCCGTCCGAGGACGACTTAACCATGACGGAAACGGTGCAGCGCGGGGCCGAGGCGCTTGGTCTCGTATTGCATGATCACTTGATTATCGGGCACGACGGATCGTATTCGCTGCGGGCGAATGGGCAAATATAG